One window of the Pieris brassicae chromosome Z, ilPieBrab1.1, whole genome shotgun sequence genome contains the following:
- the LOC123718604 gene encoding glucose transporter type 1 isoform X2, with translation MRQSCHRLLEHQQAGGDEPPLYSPVDQISVVPEHVGREAGGKLTRYAPTEEDEATLRELLLSLQRQVSVMSMNLSAKLDELQRGDRQLETTVALCEIRTQLQELTKSVESCQSEVSEVKRDMVAIKQELDTVQQVKEEIEELREYVDRLEEHTQRRKLRLLEQGLTFFLSYAILAAVLGMLQFGYNTGVINAPGRNIENFMKDVYKDRYGKDIQDDAVNTLYSIAVSIFAIGGMLGGFSGGMIANRFGRKGGLLLNNILGISGASLMGFTKISHCYEMLFFGRFIIGVNCGLNTSLVPMYISEIAPLNLRGGLGTVNQLAVTVGLLLSQVLGIEQILGTDEGWPILLGLAVCPAILQLLLLPACPESPRYLLITRQWEEEARRALRRLRASNQVEEDIEEMRAEERAQQAEASISMRELLCSPTLRAPLLIGVVMQLSQQLSGINAVFYYSTSLFTSSGLTEESAKFATMGIGAIMVGMTLVSLPLMDRTGRRTLHLYGLGGMFIFSIFITISFLIKEFFGYVQEMIDWMSYLSVVSTLSFVVFFAVGPGSIPWLITAELFSQGPRPSAMAIAVLVNWMANFVVGIGFPSMKALLENYTFLPFSVFLAIFWIFTYKKVPETKNKTFEEILALFRNSNGSAEIYENKLDSFRDSRLYGSMMNCVNALEQQLPPPPPPAPIDEKHDSLSEQSSAGGEAGRPPPPLPPPRFPTPGNV, from the exons ATGAGACAGTCGTGCCATCGTCTGCTTGAGCACCAACAGGCCGGGGGAGACGAACCTCCGCTTTACTCACCAGTAGACCAAATTtcag TGGTACCGGAACATGTGGGCCGCGAGGCCGGCGGCAAGCTGACACGATATGCGCCGACGGAGGAAGACGAGGCGACACTCAGGGAACTTCTTCTTAG CCTTCAGAGACAGGTGAGCGTGATGAGTATGAATCTTTCCGCCAAGCTGGACGAGTTACAGCGTGGCGACCGACAGCTCGAAACCACAGTCGCTCTATGCGAGATCCGCACGCAACTCCAAGAACTCACCAAGAGTGTTGAATCATGTCAAAGCGAGGTATCTGAG GTAAAACGAGACATGGTTGCCATCAAGCAAGAACTAGATACTGTGCAGCAGGTGAAGGAAGAAATCGAGGAGTTGCGAGAGTATGTGGATAGACTTGAAGAGCATACTCAAAGGAGGAAACTGAGACTTCTTGAGCAA GGCTTAACATTCTTCCTGTCCTATGCCATCTTAGCCGCAGTCCTCGGTATGCTGCAATTCGGTTACAACACTGGCGTCATCAACGCTCCTGGCAGA AACATCGAGAACTTTATGAAGGACGTTTACAAGGACCGTTACGGCAAGGATATCCAGGATGATGCCGTCAATACGTTGTATTCCATCGCAGTGAGCATCTTTGCAATTGGTGGAATGCTTGGCGGTTTCTCGGGTGGAATGATCGCAAATCGATTTGGAAG GAAAGGTGGATTATTGCTCAATAACATTCTTGGAATTAGCGGCGCGAGTCTTATGGGATTCACAAAGATATCGCATTGCTATGAAATGCTCTTCTTCGGTAGATTCATCATTGGAGTCAATTGCG gGCTAAATACGTCATTAGTGCCAATGTACATATCTGAGATTGCGCCTTTAAACCTTCGCGGTGGACTGGGCACGGTAAATCAGCTAGCTGTCACTGTAGGTCTGCTTCTATCTCAAGTTCTTGGCATCGAACAAATACTTGGCACCGATGAGGGCTGGCCTATACTTCtgg GTTTGGCGGTATGCCCAGCTATTTTGCAACTTTTGCTCTTACCTGCTTGTCCTGAATCTCCTCGCTATCTGCTTATCACACGCCAATGGGAAGAAGAAGCACGACGGGCATTGAGAAGATTACGAGCTAGCAAccaa GTGGAGGAAGATATAGAAGAGATGCGTGCTGAAGAAAGAGCTCAACAGGCAGAAGCGTCGATATCAATGAGAGAGCTACTGTGTTCCCCTACTCTTCGCGCCCCTCTACTCATTGGTGTCGTGATGCAACTATCGCAACAGCTCAGCGGAATTAATGCG GTGTTCTACTACTCAACGTCTCTGTTCACTTCGTCGGGTCTTACGGAAGAGTCAGCGAAGTTCGCAACAATGGGTATCGGCGCTATTATGGTAGGAATGACCCTGGTCTCCTTACCACTCATGGATCGCACTGGACGCCGAACCCTTCATCTTTACGGCCTTGGGGGAATGTTTATCTTCTCTATATTCATCACCATCTCATTCTTAATAAAG GAGTTTTTCGGCTATGTACAGGAAATGATAGACTGGATGAGCTACCTGTCCGTGGTGTCAACGCTAAGCTTCGTAGTGTTCTTCGCTGTGGGGCCTGGTTCGATTCCTTGGTTAATCACTGCCGAACTCTTCTCACAAGGACCTAGGCCGAGCGCAATGGCAATCGCCGTTTTAGTAAATTGGATGGCCAATTTCGTAGTTGGAATCGGCTTTCCGAGCATGAAG GCCCTACTGGAAAACTATACATTCCTGCCTTTTAGTGTATTCCTTGCAATTTTTTGGATATTTACGTATAAAAAAGTTcctgaaacaaaaaacaagACCTTTGAGGAGATATTAGCGTTGTTCCGAAATTCAAACGGCAG CGCGGAAATCTATGAAAACAAACT GGACAGTTTTCGCGACAGCCGACTCTATGGAAGCATGATGAATTGTGTGAACGCTTTGGAGCAACAGCTGCCGCCGCCGCCACCACCTGCCCCCATCGATGAAAAACATGATTCAC TGTCAGAACAGTCGTCAGCTGGCGGGGAAGCGGGACGGCCGCCTCCGCCGCTACCGCCGCCGAGGTTCCCGACGCCGGGCAACGTCTGA
- the LOC123718604 gene encoding glucose transporter type 1 isoform X1, which yields MRQSCHRLLEHQQAGGDEPPLYSPVDQISVVPEHVGREAGGKLTRYAPTEEDEATLRELLLSLQRQVSVMSMNLSAKLDELQRGDRQLETTVALCEIRTQLQELTKSVESCQSEVSEVKRDMVAIKQELDTVQQVKEEIEELREYVDRLEEHTQRRKLRLLEQGLTFFLSYAILAAVLGMLQFGYNTGVINAPGRNIENFMKDVYKDRYGKDIQDDAVNTLYSIAVSIFAIGGMLGGFSGGMIANRFGRKGGLLLNNILGISGASLMGFTKISHCYEMLFFGRFIIGVNCGLNTSLVPMYISEIAPLNLRGGLGTVNQLAVTVGLLLSQVLGIEQILGTDEGWPILLGLAVCPAILQLLLLPACPESPRYLLITRQWEEEARRALRRLRASNQVEEDIEEMRAEERAQQAEASISMRELLCSPTLRAPLLIGVVMQLSQQLSGINAVFYYSTSLFTSSGLTEESAKFATMGIGAIMVGMTLVSLPLMDRTGRRTLHLYGLGGMFIFSIFITISFLIKEFFGYVQEMIDWMSYLSVVSTLSFVVFFAVGPGSIPWLITAELFSQGPRPSAMAIAVLVNWMANFVVGIGFPSMKALLENYTFLPFSVFLAIFWIFTYKKVPETKNKTFEEILALFRNSNGSVRTVVSWRGSGTAASAATAAEVPDAGQRLTMGDHCACAPRCADQGRRQLLVSWTQAPSVGDWTQDARMAHLLEAKLHR from the exons ATGAGACAGTCGTGCCATCGTCTGCTTGAGCACCAACAGGCCGGGGGAGACGAACCTCCGCTTTACTCACCAGTAGACCAAATTtcag TGGTACCGGAACATGTGGGCCGCGAGGCCGGCGGCAAGCTGACACGATATGCGCCGACGGAGGAAGACGAGGCGACACTCAGGGAACTTCTTCTTAG CCTTCAGAGACAGGTGAGCGTGATGAGTATGAATCTTTCCGCCAAGCTGGACGAGTTACAGCGTGGCGACCGACAGCTCGAAACCACAGTCGCTCTATGCGAGATCCGCACGCAACTCCAAGAACTCACCAAGAGTGTTGAATCATGTCAAAGCGAGGTATCTGAG GTAAAACGAGACATGGTTGCCATCAAGCAAGAACTAGATACTGTGCAGCAGGTGAAGGAAGAAATCGAGGAGTTGCGAGAGTATGTGGATAGACTTGAAGAGCATACTCAAAGGAGGAAACTGAGACTTCTTGAGCAA GGCTTAACATTCTTCCTGTCCTATGCCATCTTAGCCGCAGTCCTCGGTATGCTGCAATTCGGTTACAACACTGGCGTCATCAACGCTCCTGGCAGA AACATCGAGAACTTTATGAAGGACGTTTACAAGGACCGTTACGGCAAGGATATCCAGGATGATGCCGTCAATACGTTGTATTCCATCGCAGTGAGCATCTTTGCAATTGGTGGAATGCTTGGCGGTTTCTCGGGTGGAATGATCGCAAATCGATTTGGAAG GAAAGGTGGATTATTGCTCAATAACATTCTTGGAATTAGCGGCGCGAGTCTTATGGGATTCACAAAGATATCGCATTGCTATGAAATGCTCTTCTTCGGTAGATTCATCATTGGAGTCAATTGCG gGCTAAATACGTCATTAGTGCCAATGTACATATCTGAGATTGCGCCTTTAAACCTTCGCGGTGGACTGGGCACGGTAAATCAGCTAGCTGTCACTGTAGGTCTGCTTCTATCTCAAGTTCTTGGCATCGAACAAATACTTGGCACCGATGAGGGCTGGCCTATACTTCtgg GTTTGGCGGTATGCCCAGCTATTTTGCAACTTTTGCTCTTACCTGCTTGTCCTGAATCTCCTCGCTATCTGCTTATCACACGCCAATGGGAAGAAGAAGCACGACGGGCATTGAGAAGATTACGAGCTAGCAAccaa GTGGAGGAAGATATAGAAGAGATGCGTGCTGAAGAAAGAGCTCAACAGGCAGAAGCGTCGATATCAATGAGAGAGCTACTGTGTTCCCCTACTCTTCGCGCCCCTCTACTCATTGGTGTCGTGATGCAACTATCGCAACAGCTCAGCGGAATTAATGCG GTGTTCTACTACTCAACGTCTCTGTTCACTTCGTCGGGTCTTACGGAAGAGTCAGCGAAGTTCGCAACAATGGGTATCGGCGCTATTATGGTAGGAATGACCCTGGTCTCCTTACCACTCATGGATCGCACTGGACGCCGAACCCTTCATCTTTACGGCCTTGGGGGAATGTTTATCTTCTCTATATTCATCACCATCTCATTCTTAATAAAG GAGTTTTTCGGCTATGTACAGGAAATGATAGACTGGATGAGCTACCTGTCCGTGGTGTCAACGCTAAGCTTCGTAGTGTTCTTCGCTGTGGGGCCTGGTTCGATTCCTTGGTTAATCACTGCCGAACTCTTCTCACAAGGACCTAGGCCGAGCGCAATGGCAATCGCCGTTTTAGTAAATTGGATGGCCAATTTCGTAGTTGGAATCGGCTTTCCGAGCATGAAG GCCCTACTGGAAAACTATACATTCCTGCCTTTTAGTGTATTCCTTGCAATTTTTTGGATATTTACGTATAAAAAAGTTcctgaaacaaaaaacaagACCTTTGAGGAGATATTAGCGTTGTTCCGAAATTCAAACGGCAG TGTCAGAACAGTCGTCAGCTGGCGGGGAAGCGGGACGGCCGCCTCCGCCGCTACCGCCGCCGAGGTTCCCGACGCCGGGCAACGTCTGACAATGGGAGACCACTGCGCGTGCGCCCCTCGTTGCGCCGATCAAGGCCGCCGCCAACTTCTTGTTTCATGGACTCAAGCGCCAAGCG
- the LOC123718604 gene encoding glucose transporter type 1 isoform X3 — protein sequence MSMNLSAKLDELQRGDRQLETTVALCEIRTQLQELTKSVESCQSEVSEVKRDMVAIKQELDTVQQVKEEIEELREYVDRLEEHTQRRKLRLLEQGLTFFLSYAILAAVLGMLQFGYNTGVINAPGRNIENFMKDVYKDRYGKDIQDDAVNTLYSIAVSIFAIGGMLGGFSGGMIANRFGRKGGLLLNNILGISGASLMGFTKISHCYEMLFFGRFIIGVNCGLNTSLVPMYISEIAPLNLRGGLGTVNQLAVTVGLLLSQVLGIEQILGTDEGWPILLGLAVCPAILQLLLLPACPESPRYLLITRQWEEEARRALRRLRASNQVEEDIEEMRAEERAQQAEASISMRELLCSPTLRAPLLIGVVMQLSQQLSGINAVFYYSTSLFTSSGLTEESAKFATMGIGAIMVGMTLVSLPLMDRTGRRTLHLYGLGGMFIFSIFITISFLIKEFFGYVQEMIDWMSYLSVVSTLSFVVFFAVGPGSIPWLITAELFSQGPRPSAMAIAVLVNWMANFVVGIGFPSMKALLENYTFLPFSVFLAIFWIFTYKKVPETKNKTFEEILALFRNSNGSVRTVVSWRGSGTAASAATAAEVPDAGQRLTMGDHCACAPRCADQGRRQLLVSWTQAPSVGDWTQDARMAHLLEAKLHR from the exons ATGAGTATGAATCTTTCCGCCAAGCTGGACGAGTTACAGCGTGGCGACCGACAGCTCGAAACCACAGTCGCTCTATGCGAGATCCGCACGCAACTCCAAGAACTCACCAAGAGTGTTGAATCATGTCAAAGCGAGGTATCTGAG GTAAAACGAGACATGGTTGCCATCAAGCAAGAACTAGATACTGTGCAGCAGGTGAAGGAAGAAATCGAGGAGTTGCGAGAGTATGTGGATAGACTTGAAGAGCATACTCAAAGGAGGAAACTGAGACTTCTTGAGCAA GGCTTAACATTCTTCCTGTCCTATGCCATCTTAGCCGCAGTCCTCGGTATGCTGCAATTCGGTTACAACACTGGCGTCATCAACGCTCCTGGCAGA AACATCGAGAACTTTATGAAGGACGTTTACAAGGACCGTTACGGCAAGGATATCCAGGATGATGCCGTCAATACGTTGTATTCCATCGCAGTGAGCATCTTTGCAATTGGTGGAATGCTTGGCGGTTTCTCGGGTGGAATGATCGCAAATCGATTTGGAAG GAAAGGTGGATTATTGCTCAATAACATTCTTGGAATTAGCGGCGCGAGTCTTATGGGATTCACAAAGATATCGCATTGCTATGAAATGCTCTTCTTCGGTAGATTCATCATTGGAGTCAATTGCG gGCTAAATACGTCATTAGTGCCAATGTACATATCTGAGATTGCGCCTTTAAACCTTCGCGGTGGACTGGGCACGGTAAATCAGCTAGCTGTCACTGTAGGTCTGCTTCTATCTCAAGTTCTTGGCATCGAACAAATACTTGGCACCGATGAGGGCTGGCCTATACTTCtgg GTTTGGCGGTATGCCCAGCTATTTTGCAACTTTTGCTCTTACCTGCTTGTCCTGAATCTCCTCGCTATCTGCTTATCACACGCCAATGGGAAGAAGAAGCACGACGGGCATTGAGAAGATTACGAGCTAGCAAccaa GTGGAGGAAGATATAGAAGAGATGCGTGCTGAAGAAAGAGCTCAACAGGCAGAAGCGTCGATATCAATGAGAGAGCTACTGTGTTCCCCTACTCTTCGCGCCCCTCTACTCATTGGTGTCGTGATGCAACTATCGCAACAGCTCAGCGGAATTAATGCG GTGTTCTACTACTCAACGTCTCTGTTCACTTCGTCGGGTCTTACGGAAGAGTCAGCGAAGTTCGCAACAATGGGTATCGGCGCTATTATGGTAGGAATGACCCTGGTCTCCTTACCACTCATGGATCGCACTGGACGCCGAACCCTTCATCTTTACGGCCTTGGGGGAATGTTTATCTTCTCTATATTCATCACCATCTCATTCTTAATAAAG GAGTTTTTCGGCTATGTACAGGAAATGATAGACTGGATGAGCTACCTGTCCGTGGTGTCAACGCTAAGCTTCGTAGTGTTCTTCGCTGTGGGGCCTGGTTCGATTCCTTGGTTAATCACTGCCGAACTCTTCTCACAAGGACCTAGGCCGAGCGCAATGGCAATCGCCGTTTTAGTAAATTGGATGGCCAATTTCGTAGTTGGAATCGGCTTTCCGAGCATGAAG GCCCTACTGGAAAACTATACATTCCTGCCTTTTAGTGTATTCCTTGCAATTTTTTGGATATTTACGTATAAAAAAGTTcctgaaacaaaaaacaagACCTTTGAGGAGATATTAGCGTTGTTCCGAAATTCAAACGGCAG TGTCAGAACAGTCGTCAGCTGGCGGGGAAGCGGGACGGCCGCCTCCGCCGCTACCGCCGCCGAGGTTCCCGACGCCGGGCAACGTCTGACAATGGGAGACCACTGCGCGTGCGCCCCTCGTTGCGCCGATCAAGGCCGCCGCCAACTTCTTGTTTCATGGACTCAAGCGCCAAGCG